A window of the Vigna angularis cultivar LongXiaoDou No.4 chromosome 3, ASM1680809v1, whole genome shotgun sequence genome harbors these coding sequences:
- the LOC108325389 gene encoding PRA1 family protein D, translated as MSSINLSPLSSGYNSIPSISRATPPSAFSTRRPWQEFLALRSFTLPYSLGEATLRVKRNLGHFRVNYVMIALFVLFLSLLFQPISLIVFIAVFTAWFFLYFFRDGPVVVLHRTLDDRLVLAALAALTVTALVLTGVWLNVVSALLVAAAAVALHAAFRNTDDLYMDELEVSDGGLVSVVGGSPTKRTGQTRI; from the coding sequence ATGTCGTCTATTAATCTCTCGCCCCTTTCCTCTGGTTACAATTCAATCCCTTCCATCTCACGCGCCACGCCTCCTTCCGCCTTTTCCACGCGGCGTCCATGGCAGGAGTTTCTTGCACTGCGCTCCTTCACGCTCCCCTACTCCCTCGGCGAAGCCACGCTTCGTGTCAAGCGCAATCTTGGACACTTTCGTGTGAATTACGTCATGATCGCGCTCTTCGTCCTGTTCCTCAGCCTCCTCTTTCAACCGATTTCACTCATCGTGTTCATCGCCGTGTTCACCGCGTGGTTCTTTCTCTATTTCTTCCGTGACGGCCCTGTGGTCGTGCTCCACCGCACGCTCGACGACCGCCTCGTCCTTGCCGCGCTCGCTGCCCTCACCGTGACGGCGCTCGTCCTTACCGGCGTCTGGCTGAACGTGGTTTCAGCTCTGCTCGTTGCGGCGGCGGCGGTGGCGCTGCATGCGGCGTTTCGGAACACCGATGATTTGTATATGGATGAATTGGAAGTTTCTGATGGGGGTTTGGTCTCGGTTGTTGGCGGTAGCCCAACGAAACGAACAGGGCAAACTAGAATATAG